The genomic segment CTGCAACACGCTCACCCCAGAGCGTCCCCGAAGCCAGCAATCTCTTTCCCACTAAACTATGACAACACTTTCAGCAGCATCCCGCAGGTAATCTCCGCCTCAGACTGAGGCTTAATGTTGGGTCCGCCGCGTGAGCGGACCCGGCCTTCGCGGTGTTGAAACTCAAAGAAGGAGTGATTTCGATGTCACTGACCAAGAACTGGACCACAGCAACTCTCGCCGCGAGCGCTCTAGCTTTCGGCCTCACCACCACAGCCGTCGCTCAGGACGATGCCGAAGGCCCCGCTATCAACTCCGGCGCCATCAGCCTCGATCTTGGCATCGATACCACCAGTGCCTACTACTTCCGTGGTATCGCCCAAGAAAACAAGGGACTCATCCTCCAGCCGTGGGCGACCATCACCGTCGATCTCTACGAAGACGATCAGATCAACGTCGCTGGCTATGTCGGCACCTGGAACTCGGTGCACTCACACCAGCCCGGCGGCACCGATAGCTGGTACGAAGCTGACGTCATCGTCGGTGTGTCCGTCGGCCTGCCCGCTGGCTTCACCGTCGATCTCGCCTACATCAACCTTTACAACCCCCGTGGCGGAGCCAGCTTCGCTCAGGAAATCGACCTGACCGTCGCCTACGACGACTCCGAGTTCCTCGACGAACTCGCCCTCAACCCCTACGCCACCATCGCCTGGGAGTTCTCCGGCGGATCCGACGGCGTCTCCGGTGAAGGCACCTACCTCGAACTCGGTATCGAGCCCTCCCTCACCGTCCTTGAGAGCGAAGACTACCCCGTCTCCCTCTCACTCCCGGTCACCGCTGGTTTTAGCCTCAACAACTACTACCAGGATGGCGGCGGCAACGATCCGTTCTTCGGATTCGTCAGCGTGGGTATCGCCGCCTCAACATCCCTTAGTTTTGTCCCCGCCGAGTACGGTGACTGGTCAGCCTCCCTCGGCTTCGACCTGCTTCTCCTCGGCGACGAAGCCAACGACGTTGGCCGTGGTGTCACCGGCTCAAGCCTGGTCGTCCCCATCGTCTACGCCGGCATCAGCATGAGCTACTAAACCTCATGCCCGAGACTTCGGCGTAAGCCGAATCATCTCAACAACACACAAGACCCCGGCCACAAGCCGGGGTCTTGTTCTTTATAACCCCACACCACAATACTCAACCCAAAACCGCACTCAACGCACCCACCAACGCGTCCACCTCATCCCCCGTCGTCCCCGGCCCCACACTCACCCGCACCGCCCCCTCAGGCAGCAACCCCAGCGCCCCATGCACCCCTGGACTACAATGCAGTCCATCCCGCACCGCAATCCCAAACGAACTGTCCAACACACCCGCCAACGTCCCAGCCTCCATCCCCTCCGCCACGAAACTCACCACCCCCACGCAACCCTCACTCGACACCGGACCCAACACCCTCACCCCACCGATCCCCCGCAGACCCGCCACCAGTCGATCCCGCAACGCCCGCTCTCGATCCCACCGCCCCGCAACCCCCTCTGCCTCAACGATCTCGATAGCTGCCAGCAACCCCGCCAATCCGATCGTGTTCGCCGTCCCCGCCTCTAGCCTCTCCGGCAGCCCCTCAGGCTGTACAGTCGATATCGAATCCCCGCCCGTCCCGCCACTCCGCACCGCCCGCACCCGACCCGTTGCCCGCTCGCTCAGACACAACACCCCCGTCCCCGTCGGACCACCCAGCCCCTTGTGCCCCGAGAACGCCAGCAGATCAGCCCCCAGCCCCCCCATCTCAATCGGCACCACCCCTGCCGTCTGCGCCGCATCAACACACAACAACACATCACGACCCACCAGCCCCGCCGCCACCTCCTCAACCGGCTGCACGGTCCCCAGCACGTTCGACGCATGACTCATCACCACCAGCCGCGTCTCCTCTCGCACCGCCCCCAACACCTCCGATGCCGAAACAAACCCCTCCGCATCAAACTCCACCGCCGTCAACTCAACCCGCCCCGCCCGCCTCAACGTCTCCAACGGCCGCATCACCGAGTTGTGCTCCAACGCCGTCGTCACCACATGAAACCGCCCCTCAAGCCCCGCCGCCATCCCCACAATCGCCAGGTTAAGCGCGTCCGTCCCGTTCTGACCAAACACCACCCGCGACGGATCACCCACCCCCATCAACCGACTGATCGCCCCCCGTGCCCCCGACACCACCCGCCCCGCCGACACCGCCAGCCGATGCCCCGATCGCCCCGGATTCCCCGCCCCCTCACGCGCAAACCGCACCATCGCATCAAGCACCGCCTCCGACTTCGGCCAGCTCGTCGCAGCATGATCCAGATAAACTAGCGGGCGCTCCGCATCGGCCATAACTACACCGACGCCAACCCCTGCACCCTCCGCCACGCCGACAACTGACCCAGATGCGTCGCCTCATGCACCAGCATCACATAACCTAGCAGATCACTCACCTTCGCAAACCGAGTCGCCCAACGCTCAATCGGCATCGCTCGCTGCAACGCCGCCGCATCCGCGGCCTCCAACGCCGCCGTCACCTCCACATGCCCCGTCACAAACCTCGCCACCAGCTCCGCCGGATCGCCATAAACCGACGCATCCGCCTCCGGCTTCGACTGCATCCCAAACCGATGCCCCTTCGGGTCCTCAGGCGTACCGCCCCGAAGCAGCGTCACTAACACCCCGTGATACAACGACAAATGCGCCAGAATCCACGCCGGATGGTTCATCCCCGGACCTGGCTGCTTCACCCACTGATCCCCCTCAAGATCCGCCACTAGACGCTGCGCATAATCCCCATTCGCCGACCACCCGATCACCAGACTCTGCTTAAAACCAACCAACACATCCGCATCAGACATCACGTCACCCTTCGATCATCAGAACAATGGTGCAAAACCCGAAGCCCGCCGCCACGCCGACAACTGACCCACATGCATCGCCTCATGCATCGTCATCATAAACGTCACCATCCCGCCAATCGTCGGCATCCGGTCTCGCGCAAACTCAACCGGATTCTCACCCGCCAACTGCTCCGCCGTCACCTTCCCCGCCGCGTCCACCACCTCATCACCGATCGACTCATAAAGACTCAGCAATGCCTCCGCCGACGGATAAGCACTCAACTCCGACACAGGCGTACTACCCATCCCAAACAGCTTCGTGTACGACTCAGGACACTTCTTCTCCCGACCCAGCATCTTCAACATCCCATCACTCGCATAACAGCAGTGCCCCACAATCCACGCCGGCGGGTTGATCCCACTCGGCATTTCAGCGAATCGCTCCGCCGGAATCGTAGTCGCCAACTGCTTCATCATCCCCCGATTCATCTGATACGTCCCGATCACTTCCTGCTGCATCAACTCACTCCTCAAGAAAACAACACATCACCATCCAGCCCGACATCACCCACCCAGATAACGAGCATACAACGCCCGCGCCACCCCCGTTTGTTCCGTCCCCTTGATGAGCGCCCGACCGTCCGCAAACACCGTCAGCTCATACTCGCGATCACCCTCCTTCAACACCGCCCGCACCACAAACGTCGTCGCCTCAGCCCGACCATGCTCACGCAGCCGCTGCGCGCACGCCTCAAGATCAAGCCGCACCCCCTCCCGCGCCGGACTCACCTGCACCGCATGACGCCCACACAACACCACCGCCCCCGACTCACCCTGCCCCTCCAAAAACCGATACCGCCCCCCACGCCCATCAACCCCCTCCTCAAGCGCAGCTACATCCACCTGCCGGAAACGATTCGTACTCAAATCTACATGCAGCATCGTCCGCATCACCGATCCCCACTGCCCCGTCAGAATCTTGATCGTCTCCGCCGCCTGCACACTCGCCACCACCCCCACCACCGGCCCCAGCACCCCCGCCGTATCGCACGTCGCCGTCGACCCAGGCGGAGGCAACTCCGGAAAGATCGCCTCCAGATCAGGCCCCGCCACCCCCGCCACCTCCCACGCCCGATCCTCACCCCTCGTCCGAGGAAGCACCGGATACACCGCACCCGTCATCCCCACCGCTCCCCCATACAGATAAGCCACACCATGCTTCATCGCGACATCATTTAGCAAATACCGCGTCTCAAAGTTATCCAGCCCATCCACGATCACATCCACCCCACGCCCCTCACCCACCAGCCCCAGCAGCCGCTCCACATTCCCCGCCGTCACATCCGCCACCACACCCTCCACACGCACCGACCCGTTGATCGCGCCCAGCCGCCGCCGCGCCGCCTCCGCCTTAGGCAGCCCCTCCGCCGCATCCGCCTCATCAAACAGCACCTGCCGCTGCAGGTTCGTCACCTCCACCACATCCCGATCAATCACCACCACCTCACCCACACCCGCCCGCACCAACCACTCCGCCGACAGACACCCCAGCGCCCCGCACCCCACCACCACCACCCTCGAACCCGACAGCCGCCCCTGCCCCGCCTCACGCACACCCCCCAGCAGCATCTGCCGGTGATAACGCCATAGATCGTCCGTCGACTTCACGAACACATCCTATCCCCATAAAAAAACGCCGACCCAAAGGCCGGCGTCTCGAAATCTCAATCTACTCAGCCACCCAACGCAAGGGGGAGTGGGGGGGGGTCACCAGGCGAAGTGGGAGAACGCCTTGTTCGCGTCCGCCATCCGGTGCACCTGATCCCGCTTGTTCATCGCCTGACCCTCGCCACGCGAAGCGTCCAGCAGTTCCCGACCAAGACGCAGGTGCATCGGGCGACCCTTGCCAGCCCGCGCCGCATCAATGATCCAGCGAAACGCCAAACTCTGCTGACGCTTGCGATTCACCTGCATCGGCACCTGATAGTTCGAACCACCCACACGCTTCGACCGAACCTCCACCGAAGGCTTCACATTGCTGATCGCCTTATGGAACACGTCGATCGCCGTCGGCTCACCCTTGGTCTGCTTCTCGATCTCATCCAACGCGCCATACACCACACGCATCGCTACGGCCTTCTTGCCGTCGAGCATGATGCAGTTGATGAACCGCGACAACACCTTGTCCCCGTATCGAGGATCAGGACTAAGCTGCTTCTCAGACGCCGTAAAACGACCCATGGAGACCTCTAATATCGAGTTGCAAATCGGCTTACTTGCCGGTCTTCTTCACACCGTACTTCGAACGACCACGCTTGCGGCCATCCACACCAAGACAGTCAAGCGCACCACGCACAACGTGGTAACGAACACCAGGAAGGTCACGAACACGACCACCACGCACCAGCACAATCGAGTGCTCCTGCAGGTTGTGTCCCTCGCCACCGATGTACGCCGTCACTTCCTTGCCATTCGACAACCGCACACGAGCCACCTTACGCAGCGCCGAGTTAGGCTTCTTTGGCGTAACCGTCTTCACCTGCAAACAAACACCACGACGCTGCGGACTCTGATCCAGGTCCTTCACCTTCGACTTGTAAGCCGGGTCGCGTCGGGGATTGCGGATCAACTGATTGATCGTGGGCATAAGCTCATCTCATCGTCTGGGGCCAACCCGTCGCGGTCGGCCGAGCCCAAAACTATAACAAGACACGACCCCAACCCGCAAACCACAGCCTCCCTCAACCCCCAGAAACAGCAAAAAACACCGGTTAACGCCCTCTAACCCCCATGGCAGCTTGCAGTTGCGCCTCCAGACCCGAAGCCGCCACACCCACCCCGTGCGCCTCAACCAACGCCGCATCATCCCCCGCACCCACGCCCCCAGCCTCCAACACCCCCCTCACCGCCTCTGCCCACACCCCCGCACCCGATCCCCAAGCCACCACCCGCGTCCCCACGCCCGACCCCGGCACCCGATCAAGCCCCCCCACCCGATCCGAAACCACCATCGGCCGCCGCAGGCACAAACCCAGCGGAACCATCAACTCGCCCGCCCCGTCAAACGCCGGATGCACCACCGCATCCGCCGCACGAACCAGATCAGCCAACCGCCCAGGCGTACCCACCAGACGAACAGAATCCCGCACCCCCAACCTTGCCACCCGCTCATTCAACCCGTAACCCACCCACGTCGCCAGCACCAGCACCACCGGCAACCCCGCCCGCACAAGCCGCTCATGCGCCGCCAGCACCGTCGCCAACCCATCCTCATCAGGCCGCAGCGACGCGAACACCACCACCTTCTGATCCGCCCCAATCCCCAGCGACTCACGAAGCCGACCCACCCGCCGACCCGCCTCATCACCATCCACCAGCTCCAGCTCCAGCGGGGCCGCCAGACTCGCACTCGGCACCGCCGGACCATAAGCCGACGACGCCACCTGCGCCCACAGATCATCATCCATCGCCACCACACGCTTACTCGCCTGCGCCCGCAGCGCCGCCCGCTCCACCGACAACAACGCATGAATCCCCGGAAACAAGGCCCGCCGCAGTCCACGCCCCGGCCGCACCCCACGCTCACGCTTCAACCCCACACGCCACAGACTCCGCGTCGGCACCATCACATCCGCCGACACCAGCGTCGTCACCGACAACGACACATCAAAGCGCTCCCGCGCCATCACGCCCCGCGCCCACCGCGTAAACCGCACCAACGCCACACTCTCAGGCCCCCGCCGCTTCCGCTCCATCACCACCACCCGATCACCCATCGGCGAATCACCCGCCGCCCAACCCGCCACCACACAAACCTCATGCCCGCGAGCCTCCAACGCCATCGCCACCGACCGCAGGTCCCCCAACCGCCACCACGGATAACCCCCCCACGTTGGCGTCACCCACAAAATCCGCATCCACAATCCTTCCTGCAACCAGCAGCCCTCGAAAGAGTAACCACAAAGCCAGCCGCGTTGTGTCAACGCGGCCACCAACACCCAAACCCATCCACTAACCTATCCCCATGCCCAACATCACCGTCCTCATCTGCTGCGCCAACGCCGCCGACACCCTCGAAGACGCCTGCCGCTCCGCCGCATGGGCCGATGAACTCCTCATCATCGATTCCGGCTCAACCGACAACACCGAGCAGATCGCCAGACAACACGCCACCCGCTACATCCAGGAACCCTGGCGCGGCTTCGGCGAACAGAAAATCTTCGGCGCCGCCCAGGCCCGCAACGACTGGGTCTTCATCCTCGACCACGATGAACAAATCGACACTCAACTCGCCACCACCCTCCAGAACCTCACCGACGCCGAACTCGACGCCATCGACGTCGCCCACGTCCCCAGAAAAAACTACATCTACAACCGACACGCCCGCGCCTGGGACCCCGACCACCAAACCCGCCTCATCCACCGCCACCGCGCCCGCTGGAACGATGACGTCCTTCACGACTCCTGCCTGCCCTCAACCCCAAACCGAGAAAAGCATCTCACCGGCGCGTTGCTCCACAAACGAACCTCCTCCGCCGGCTTCGAGGACTACTTCTCCGGCCGCCGGCTCGACGCAAGACTCCTCCTCGTCGCAAGACAGCAATACGAACAAGGCAAACGCGCCACACCCCTCGACATCCTCCTCCGCCCGTGGATGACGTTTCTAAAACTCATGCTCCTAAAGGGAGGGCTCCTCGACGGAACCTTTGGCGTCCTCGTCGCCCAAAAAACCGCTCTCACCACCCAACTCAAATACGCCGCCCTCTGGGCCGTCCAAAACGGACACGACACACAAAACCCCGACCGCTCCAAATCCATCTAACCAACACCAATACCACCATCACCTCGACCGACCCAAGCTTGTCAAGAGCCGGGTGCCACGCACCTTCAGGTGCGTGCTCCATCAACCTTCCCGCCCCTCAAACACTCAGCGACCCGCCGCCACTATCTCCCCCTCCAACCGCTCCACATGCCGCTCCATCGAACACACCCCCGCCACCGCTGCAGCCGCCTCCGCGCACCCCCGCCTCACCCCCTCATCACACAACTCATCCATCGCCCGCACCAACCCCGCCACATCATCGGCATCATCCACCACCCGACCACGCCACCGACCATCCGCCAACCCCTCGATCGCCCCCGGCTCCACCAGATCACAAGCCCCGTTCGTCCGCGTCGTGATCACAGGCGTACCCGCCAGCAACGCCTCCGCCACCACCTTGCTCGCCGGATCGTAATAACTCGGCAGCACCACAACATCCGCCCCCGCATACACCTCTCCCATCGCCCGACTCTCACCCACCAACCGCACCCGCCCTCCCACACCACACCGCTCCACCCACGCTCGCAAGCCCCGCTCCTCCGGACACACCATCACCAACACCGCCCGCTCATCCTTCACCAACTTCATCGCCGCCACCAACGGCCAACCCCCCTTCCGACGCACCGCATGCGCCGGAAACACAAACACCACCTCACCCTCCCCCACACCCCACACCGCTCGAACGCGCTCCCGATCACCCTCGCCCATCACAGGTCGCTGCGCAGCGTTGGGGATCACCACCACCCGCTCCTCATCCACACCACCCGCCACCAACTGCTCCCGCATAAAACGACTCAGCGCGACAAACCGCTTCACCCCCGAGTCCCCAAGCGTCTCCGCCTCCGCCGCCCGCATCGCCCGCTGCTTCGGGCTCATCACCAGCCCCAGCCGCCGACCCAGCCGCCCCACACCTCCCGCCTGCCAACGCAGCGCCGCACGATGCAAAAACCGATACACCCCCGCCCGCGGCTCCACCACCGCCGCCGACGCCAGCGTCGTCACCGACAACGACCCCTCATACCCACCTCCCTTAATTAACCCCGCCACAAAACCCCGGTACCGCCACACCTCCGACCCCCTCTTGAGCTTCTGCATCCCCGCCGATTCGATCCGCACCCCCTCGATCGCCGCCCCCTCCATCACCACGCCCGCCGCCAGCGTCACCTCATGCCCTCGATCCCGCAAGCCCTCCACCACCTGCTGCGTCGATCGCTCCGCACCACCCTTCCCCGGATCAAAACGCTCAATCGTCACCAGAATCTTCACGCCTGATCCCCCTCAACCCTCAACACCCCCGCCGCCGCCTCAAACACCTCCTCCACTGTGATCGCCCCCATCGTCCCCCCAGCAAACCCATCCCCTATCCGCCGCCGATCCCGCGCAATCACATGCACATCCCGATCAAACGGAATCACCGTCCACTCCGGCCCCGTCGGACCAAACAACGTCACCACCGACGTCCCCACCGCCGCCGCCACATGCCGCGGGCCCGTGTCATTCGTCACCAGCAACGCCGCCCGCTCCATCAGCGCCTTGAGCAAACCCACCGACAACCGACCCGTCACATCCACCACCCCCGTCTCCGACGACGCCACCACCTCCCCCGCAATCCCCCGCTCCCCAGGCGACCCACTCACCAACACCACCACCCCAAACGTCTCCGCCAACCGATCCGCCAGCGCCCCATACCGCTCCGCAGGCCACCGCTTCATCACCTTGCTCGCCCCAGGATTCAACACCACCACCCGATCCCCCGCACCCACACCAAGCGCCTCCAGCCGCTCCCCCATCTCTCTCCGCTGCGCCTCAGTCACCACCAACCTCATCGCCGACATCCCCTCACCGCCACCACCAAGCCTCCGCACCAGCCTCAAGTAGTAATCCACCGCCGGCTCCGCTGCCCACTTCCCACCCTCTCGTCTCGCCTCCGCTCGATCCGTCAACAGCCACCCTCTCCCATCCCGCGCATACCCGATCCGTCGCGGAATCCCCGCCAGCCACACCACCAGCGCACTCCGAAAACTGTTCGGCAGCAGCAGCACCGCATCAAAACCCAGCCCCCGCAACCAGCACGCCTCCGCCCACAACCCCATCCCCGACCACCGACCAAGCCACCGATCCACACCCGCCAGCGGCTTGAACAACCCCCGCAACCCCCGAGGCGGATAACCCACCACCTCCCACTCATCCTCCGAAAACACCCCACGCAACTCCGACAGCGCCACCGTCGCCATCACACCATCCCCCAGCCACGTCGGAAAATAAACCAGCAACCGCTTCCGGCCAGACCGACCCATCACGATGACCGCTCGTGCATCAACAACGCCACGATCGCACCCAGCTGAACCATCACACCCATCCACGCCCACCGCCAGAACAACTCGCTATCACCCGCCGCCATCCACAACGCCCCGATCACACACACCACCGCCACCACCTCCAACAACATCGCCACCAGATGCAAAGGCGACACCCCCGTCTTCACCACCCGCTGACTCCGCAGCTCACCCAGAATCTGCTTGAGCAAACGCCCCTCTGCCGTCACCTCCCCACGCCCCTCAACCCGACCGTCTTTCTCAACCTCCTCACGCTTGGCCTCATCCTTCTTCGCCTCGACACGCGGCTCCAACTCCACCTCCTCAACCTTCGGCCGCGACACCGACGGCAACACCGTCGTCACCGCACCACCCTCCCGCGGCTTCGCTCGCTCCGGCGCCTCCACACCCGCCGCCCGCGCCGCCGTCTCCAGATCCTCCTGCGTCAACGGCTCCTCCCTCGCCCGCTGAATCCGTGCGATCGCCGCCACGTCCCAACGCCGACCCCCTTGCTCCGCCTTATGAATCTCCTCCTGCACCTCCGGCTTACGCTGCTGAGCCACTATCCGCACCGCCTCCACCAACGACCCCGACCGGTACGCCGCCATCACCCCCGAACCCGCTGGCGGAACCACACCCTCCGACGCCGCATCCAACAAAATCGTCCGCACCCCACGAGCCAACCCCGCCTCAATCTGATCCTCCTCCACACCAATCAACCAACTCCGACCCATATCGATATTCAGGTCCACCGCCAGCTGCTCAACCGATCCCGACAACGCCTCCGCCACCTTCACCTTCCGCTTGCGACCCGCCACCACCGCCGCCGGATAACGACACACCTGATCAATCCGCGCCCCGTTCGCCGCGTCCTCGATCAACCGACCGATCTCCGCATCACGACGCCCCTCATCCGCCGTCTCAGGTGCCAGCATCACCACCCGATACCCCAGCCCACAGATCGACGCCACCGCCGACGCCGCCCCCTTCGCCAACACAATCCGACCCTCCTCCGCCAACCGCTCATCAGCCAGAATCGCACCGTCCCGCGCTAAGAAAACCGCTGCTCGCATCCCCACACAATACCCGCAGCCAACTCACCCCGCCCCCACCAGCCGCCCACGGATCGCCTCATCCGTCTTCTCCACCGCCTTCGCCAAATCATCATTCACCACAAAAACGTCATAAACCCCGCTCGACTTCGCATCCCGGATCTCCCGCGTCGCCTCCGCAAAACGCCGCTGGATCTTCTCCTCCGACTCCCGCTTGCGCTCCCGCAGCCGCGTCAACAACGCCTCCTCACTCGGCGGCTCAACAAAAATCGCCAACGCCTCCGGGTAATGACCTTTCACCTGAATCGCCCCCTGCACATCAATCTCCACCAGGATCAAACGTCCCTCACCCAACGCCGCCTCCACCGGGCCCTTAGGCGTCCCGTAGCAGTTCCCAAAAACCTCCGCCCATTCCAACAACTCACCCGCCTCCACCGCCCGACGAAAATCATCGTGACTCACAAACCGGTAATCCGCGCCATCCTTCACCGTCTGCTCACGAGTCGTTAGCGACACGCTCCACTCCGCACCCAAGCCCTCCCGCATCGCCCGCGCAATCGTCGTCTTACCCACCCCACTCGGTCCCGACAAAATCACCAGCAAGCCTCGTGTTTCAGCCACACTCAAACCTTCACCACACCCGTCGCCCGACACACCAGCAGCAGACACGCCATCCGCACCGCTAAACCATGCGTCACCTGCTCCAGAATAGCCGACCGCGGACCATCCGCGACCCCACTCTCGATCTCCAGCCCTCGATTCATCGGACCCGGATGCATCACCACCGCACGATCACCCAGCCGCCGTGCCCGCGCCACCGTCAACCCATACAACGCCTGATACTCCCGCGTCGACGGAAACGCCGGACCACTCAATCGCTCAAACTGCACCCGCAGCATGTTCACCACATCCACCCCGCCCAGCACCGCATCCAGATCATGCGACACCTCCACCCCCTCACCGGCCAGCCCACTCGGCAGCAAGGTGGGGGGGGCCACCAGCACCACTTCCGCCCCCAGCGTCCTCAGTGCATGCAGATTCGACCGCGCCACCCGGCTGTGCGCAATATCCCCCACAATCGCCACCCGCAGCCCCGACAAATCAAAATCAGACCG from the Phycisphaeraceae bacterium genome contains:
- a CDS encoding aminotransferase class V-fold PLP-dependent enzyme produces the protein MADAERPLVYLDHAATSWPKSEAVLDAMVRFAREGAGNPGRSGHRLAVSAGRVVSGARGAISRLMGVGDPSRVVFGQNGTDALNLAIVGMAAGLEGRFHVVTTALEHNSVMRPLETLRRAGRVELTAVEFDAEGFVSASEVLGAVREETRLVVMSHASNVLGTVQPVEEVAAGLVGRDVLLCVDAAQTAGVVPIEMGGLGADLLAFSGHKGLGGPTGTGVLCLSERATGRVRAVRSGGTGGDSISTVQPEGLPERLEAGTANTIGLAGLLAAIEIVEAEGVAGRWDRERALRDRLVAGLRGIGGVRVLGPVSSEGCVGVVSFVAEGMEAGTLAGVLDSSFGIAVRDGLHCSPGVHGALGLLPEGAVRVSVGPGTTGDEVDALVGALSAVLG
- a CDS encoding DinB family protein yields the protein MSDADVLVGFKQSLVIGWSANGDYAQRLVADLEGDQWVKQPGPGMNHPAWILAHLSLYHGVLVTLLRGGTPEDPKGHRFGMQSKPEADASVYGDPAELVARFVTGHVEVTAALEAADAAALQRAMPIERWATRFAKVSDLLGYVMLVHEATHLGQLSAWRRVQGLASV
- a CDS encoding DinB family protein, whose amino-acid sequence is MQQEVIGTYQMNRGMMKQLATTIPAERFAEMPSGINPPAWIVGHCCYASDGMLKMLGREKKCPESYTKLFGMGSTPVSELSAYPSAEALLSLYESIGDEVVDAAGKVTAEQLAGENPVEFARDRMPTIGGMVTFMMTMHEAMHVGQLSAWRRASGFAPLF
- a CDS encoding ThiF family adenylyltransferase; translation: MKSTDDLWRYHRQMLLGGVREAGQGRLSGSRVVVVGCGALGCLSAEWLVRAGVGEVVVIDRDVVEVTNLQRQVLFDEADAAEGLPKAEAARRRLGAINGSVRVEGVVADVTAGNVERLLGLVGEGRGVDVIVDGLDNFETRYLLNDVAMKHGVAYLYGGAVGMTGAVYPVLPRTRGEDRAWEVAGVAGPDLEAIFPELPPPGSTATCDTAGVLGPVVGVVASVQAAETIKILTGQWGSVMRTMLHVDLSTNRFRQVDVAALEEGVDGRGGRYRFLEGQGESGAVVLCGRHAVQVSPAREGVRLDLEACAQRLREHGRAEATTFVVRAVLKEGDREYELTVFADGRALIKGTEQTGVARALYARYLGG
- the rpsG gene encoding 30S ribosomal protein S7; translated protein: MGRFTASEKQLSPDPRYGDKVLSRFINCIMLDGKKAVAMRVVYGALDEIEKQTKGEPTAIDVFHKAISNVKPSVEVRSKRVGGSNYQVPMQVNRKRQQSLAFRWIIDAARAGKGRPMHLRLGRELLDASRGEGQAMNKRDQVHRMADANKAFSHFAW
- the rpsL gene encoding 30S ribosomal protein S12 — translated: MPTINQLIRNPRRDPAYKSKVKDLDQSPQRRGVCLQVKTVTPKKPNSALRKVARVRLSNGKEVTAYIGGEGHNLQEHSIVLVRGGRVRDLPGVRYHVVRGALDCLGVDGRKRGRSKYGVKKTGK
- a CDS encoding glycosyltransferase family 2 protein, whose protein sequence is MPNITVLICCANAADTLEDACRSAAWADELLIIDSGSTDNTEQIARQHATRYIQEPWRGFGEQKIFGAAQARNDWVFILDHDEQIDTQLATTLQNLTDAELDAIDVAHVPRKNYIYNRHARAWDPDHQTRLIHRHRARWNDDVLHDSCLPSTPNREKHLTGALLHKRTSSAGFEDYFSGRRLDARLLLVARQQYEQGKRATPLDILLRPWMTFLKLMLLKGGLLDGTFGVLVAQKTALTTQLKYAALWAVQNGHDTQNPDRSKSI
- a CDS encoding glycosyltransferase family 4 protein; protein product: MKILVTIERFDPGKGGAERSTQQVVEGLRDRGHEVTLAAGVVMEGAAIEGVRIESAGMQKLKRGSEVWRYRGFVAGLIKGGGYEGSLSVTTLASAAVVEPRAGVYRFLHRAALRWQAGGVGRLGRRLGLVMSPKQRAMRAAEAETLGDSGVKRFVALSRFMREQLVAGGVDEERVVVIPNAAQRPVMGEGDRERVRAVWGVGEGEVVFVFPAHAVRRKGGWPLVAAMKLVKDERAVLVMVCPEERGLRAWVERCGVGGRVRLVGESRAMGEVYAGADVVVLPSYYDPASKVVAEALLAGTPVITTRTNGACDLVEPGAIEGLADGRWRGRVVDDADDVAGLVRAMDELCDEGVRRGCAEAAAAVAGVCSMERHVERLEGEIVAAGR
- a CDS encoding glycosyltransferase family 9 protein, encoding MGRSGRKRLLVYFPTWLGDGVMATVALSELRGVFSEDEWEVVGYPPRGLRGLFKPLAGVDRWLGRWSGMGLWAEACWLRGLGFDAVLLLPNSFRSALVVWLAGIPRRIGYARDGRGWLLTDRAEARREGGKWAAEPAVDYYLRLVRRLGGGGEGMSAMRLVVTEAQRREMGERLEALGVGAGDRVVVLNPGASKVMKRWPAERYGALADRLAETFGVVVLVSGSPGERGIAGEVVASSETGVVDVTGRLSVGLLKALMERAALLVTNDTGPRHVAAAVGTSVVTLFGPTGPEWTVIPFDRDVHVIARDRRRIGDGFAGGTMGAITVEEVFEAAAGVLRVEGDQA
- the gmk gene encoding guanylate kinase — protein: MAETRGLLVILSGPSGVGKTTIARAMREGLGAEWSVSLTTREQTVKDGADYRFVSHDDFRRAVEAGELLEWAEVFGNCYGTPKGPVEAALGEGRLILVEIDVQGAIQVKGHYPEALAIFVEPPSEEALLTRLRERKRESEEKIQRRFAEATREIRDAKSSGVYDVFVVNDDLAKAVEKTDEAIRGRLVGAG
- a CDS encoding aspartate carbamoyltransferase catalytic subunit is translated as MEQQGSMMSGVVEGWGRRHVLGLEGLTRGELVAVLGTAAGFGEVSRRSLWKRQDLRGCVVANLFFEDSTRTRASFSLAASRLSADVLDFSAKGSSVSKGETLVDTARNIEAMGVDVIVCRHGRSGASAKIAGAVGCAVINAGDGQHEHPTQGLLDAFTIAQRFGRSDFDLSGLRVAIVGDIAHSRVARSNLHALRTLGAEVVLVAPPTLLPSGLAGEGVEVSHDLDAVLGGVDVVNMLRVQFERLSGPAFPSTREYQALYGLTVARARRLGDRAVVMHPGPMNRGLEIESGVADGPRSAILEQVTHGLAVRMACLLLVCRATGVVKV